A single Suricata suricatta isolate VVHF042 chromosome 2, meerkat_22Aug2017_6uvM2_HiC, whole genome shotgun sequence DNA region contains:
- the LOC115273236 gene encoding cytochrome P450 26A1, whose translation MGLPSLLASALCTFVLPLLLFLAAIKLWDLYCVSSRDRSCALPLPPGTMGFPFFGETLQMVLQRRKFLQMKRKKYGFIYKTHLFGRPTVRVMGADNVRRILLGEHRLVSVHWPASVRTILGSGCLSNLHDSSHKQRKKVIMRAFSREALQYYVPVIAEEVGTCLEQWLSCGERGLLVYPQVKRLMFRIAMRILLGCEPRLASGGDAERQLVEAFEEMTRNLFSLPIDVPFSGLYRGMKARNLIHARIEENIRAKISGLRAAEAGGGYKDALQLLIEHSWEREERLDMQALKQSSTELLFGGHETTASAATSLITYLGLYPHVLQKVREELKSKGLLCKSNQDNKLDMEILGQLKYTGCVIKETLRLNPPVPGGFRVALKTFELNGYQIPKGWNVIYSICDTHDVADIFTNKEEFNPDRFMLPHPEDASRFSFIPFGGGLRSCVGKEFAKILLKIFTVELARHCDWRLLNGPPTMKTSPTVYPVDDLPARFTRFQGET comes from the exons ATGGGGCTCCCGTCGCTGCTGGCCAGTGCGCTCTGCACCTTCGTGCTACCGCTGCTGCTCTTCCTGGCCGCGATCAAGCTCTGGGACTTGTACTGCGTGAGCAGCCGCGACCGCAGCTGCGCCCTCCCCTTGCCCCCCGGAACCATGGGCTTCCCCTTCTTTGGGGAAACACTGCAGATGGTGCTACAG CGAAGGAAGTTCCTGCAGATGAAGCGCAAGAAATACGGCTTCATCTACAAGACGCATCTGTTCGGGCGGCCCACAGTGCGGGTGATGGGCGCCGACAACGTGCGGCGCATCTTGCTCGGGGAGCACCGGTTGGTGTCGGTTCACTGGCCCGCGTCGGTGCGCACCATCCTGGGCTCCGGCTGCCTCTCCAACCTCCACGATTCCTCGCACAAGCAGCGCAAGAAG GTGATTATGCGGGCCTTCAGCCGCGAGGCGCTCCAGTACTACGTGCCGGTGATCGCCGAAGAGGTGGGCACTTGCCTGGAGCAGTGGCTGAGCTGCGGAGAGCGCGGCCTCCTGGTCTACCCCCAGGTGAAGCGCCTCATGTTCCGCATCGCCATGCGCATCCTGCTGGGCTGTGAGCCCCGGCTGGCGAGCGGCGGGGACGCCGAGCGGCAGCTGGTGGAGGCCTTCGAGGAGATGACCCGCAATCTCTTCTCCTTGCCCATCGACGTGCCCTTCAGTGGGCTGTACCGG GGCATGAAGGCGCGCAACCTCATCCACGCGCGCATAGAGGAGAACATCCGCGCCAAGATCAGCGGGCTGCGGGCGGCCGAGGCGGGCGGTGGCTACAAAGATGCGCTGCAGCTGTTGATCGAGCACtcttgggagagggaggagaggctggACATGCAG GCACTAAAGCAATCTTCAACCGAACTCCTCTTTGGAGGACATGAAACCACAGCTAGCGCAGCCACGTCTCTGATTACTTACTTGGGGCTTTACCCCCACGTTCTCCAGAAAGTTCGAGAGGAGCTCAAGAGTAAG GGTTTACTTTGCAAGAGCAATCAAGACAACAAGTTGGACATGGAAATTTTGGGACAGCTTAAATACACTGGGTGTGTTATTAAAGAGACCCTGCGACTGAATCCCCCAGTTCCAGGAGGGTTTCGGGTCGCTCTTAAGACTTTTGAATTAAAT GGATACCAGATTCCCAAGGGCTGGAATGTCATCTACAGTATCTGTGATACTCACGATGTGGCAGACATCTTCACCAACAAGGAGGAATTTAATCCTGACCGATTTATGCTGCCTCACCCAGAGGATGCGTCCAGGTTCAGCTTCATTCCATTTGGAGGCGGCCTGAGGAGCTGTGTAGGGAAAGAGTTTGCaaaaattcttctcaaaatatttacaGTGGAGCTGGCCAGGCATTGTGACTGGCGGCTTCTGAATGGACCTCCTACAATGAAAACCAGTCCCACTGTGTACCCCGTGGACGATCTCCCTGCGAGGTTCACCCGTTTCCAGGGGGAAACCTGA